The Leifsonia xyli genomic sequence GAATCGTATGTGAGTGTTCCCATGACGCGCCTCCTCCGCCGGCCGCAAGCTCCAGAAAGCTCGAGTGGCGATAGGTCCAGTGTGATCCTCTCTGCGCAAGAAAGACACAGCGAGCGAAGACATTGCAGGTGTGCAACGGCCGCCCGCATGTCGGCTGAGGCGATACGCTCGCCGTAGCCCCGGGCGGGCGGAGCGGAGGGACGATGCGATTCATCCAGAAGCCGACGAGTGCCACTCGAGAGCCGACGCTGAGGGACCGCCCGTTCGTCTACGGCTACCTGCTCGCCCTCGGGGCGATCGGGGCGGTCGCAACGGGCTTCATGCTCTACGGCCTGCGGTCGATCCTGTTCTCGGTGTTCTTCGCGATGTTCGCGACGGTCGGCCTCGACCCGCTCGTCCGCTGGTTCCAGCGCCGGGGGATGAAGCGAGGCTGGGCGATCGTCACCGTCATCCTGCTGGTCGTCGCGCTGCTCATCGCCATCGTCTGGGTGATCGTGCCCCTGATCGTGCAGCAGATCGCATTCCTGGCCGACGCCGTGCCCAAAGAGGTCGCCACCCTGCGCAGCCAGGGCTGGTTCGAGTCCGTCAACGAGTCGACGAACGGGCTGGCCGGCCAGCTGGCGACGTGGGTCGCCACGCAGGTGAAGGATCCGCACACCTGGGCGACCATCGGCAACGGGCTGGTCGGCTTAGGGCTGTCGGTGCTGAACGCCGTCACCACCGGCTTCTTCATCGCCATCCTGACCATCTACTTCATCGCCTCCTACGACGCCACCAAGCAGGCCGCGTACCGGCTGGTGCGTCGCTCGCACCGGGCCCGCTTCGAGGGCTACGCCGAGCGGATCCTGCAGAACTTCGGCAAGTACCTGAGCGGGATGGTGATCCTCGCCTTCTGCAACTCGGTGTTCAGCCTCATCCTGCTGCTGGCGACCGGCGTGCCCGGCGCCTTCCTGATCGCGCTGGCCGCGTTCTTCATCACCCTCATCCCGCTGATCGGCACCGTGCTGACGACGGCGGTCATGTCGGTGCTCGCGTTCATCCACTCGCCGGTCAGCGGAGTGGTCGTGCTGGTGCTGATGCTCGTCTACATGCAAGTCGAGGCGTACATCCTCACCCCGCGGGTCATGGGGAAGGCGGTGCAGGTCCCCGGATCGGTGGTCCTGATCTCCGCGCTGGCGGGCTCCACGCTGTTCGGGCTGCCCGGCGCACTGGTCGCGATCCCGATCTCGGCGGGCGTCATCCTCATCATCAAAGAGGTCGTGATGCCCCGGAAGGAGCGCAGTTGACCCGAGCGATCCTCGATTGGCGAGGACCCGCGATCGGATGCTAGTGTTGAGCCTCGGTTCGGGAAACCGAACCGAATGCGCCTCTAGCTCAATCGGCAGAGCAATTGACTCTTAATCAATGGGTTCAGGGTTCAAGTCCCTGGGGCGCACCAGTAAAGGCCCCCGATCGCGCAAGCGGTCGGGGGCCTTTTCCGTTCGCATCTACTGGTCCCAACGCGCCGTTACCGCTTCGTGGGTAGCGGCGTGTTGGGACCAGCAGATGCGCTCACCCCGCGCCGCCCGTGCGCAGCCCCGGGGTGATCAGTCGCCACAGCGCCTCCAGCTCGGCGTCGACCGCGTCCTCGGTGCCGGAGTCGATCGCGACGGACAGCACGCCGAACAGGCAGTTGACGATCGTCTTCGCGGCGCGCATCCGGTCGAGGGATGCGGGGGCGTCGCCGTCCTCGATCGCCTCGTCGAGGAACGGGAGGAAGCGCTCTGCCCACGCGTCGTACGGATTGAAGCCGTCCGGGACGAGGCGGAGCTCCTGGCTGAGGCGCATCGCGGCGCGGGTGCGGATGTTCGTCGCCATGGTACGCGTCACCCGCCAGGCGAGCAGGCGCATTCCGGACAGGCCGCGGCCGCCGCGGTCGCGGACGTCCTGCACCATCGCGGGCCACGCGTCGAAACGGCCCGTGAGCACGGCGTCCGCCATGGCCTGCTTCGACTCGAAGTGGAAGTAGACGGCGCCCTTGGTGAAGCCAGTCGCGGCGATGATCCGGTCGAGGCGGGCGCCGCTGAAGCCGTACCGGGCGAATTCGGTCGCCGCGGCGTCGAGCACCGCCTCCCGGGTCTCAGCGGCCTGCCGAGCACGTTCTGCCATGCGACGGACCTTCCTCGTGCTGACGCTGGCCCCCGTGTGAAGGATATCGTGATGGACCGCCTCCGGTTCGATAGCGGACGGTGTGGATTCGATCCCAGCAGACCATATGGTTTGACTGTCACTCGGTACGTTGTTGAAGACGTGCGCTCGGCCCGCTAGGGTTGGAGAGCACCCACAGGGATTTTGGTATGTCCCGGGCGCGGTCTCCGGAACCCGCTAGGGGAGCAGTTCGCAGGCGACGGAGACCCTGGGCGAGGGCGGCGTGGGGGCGCCGCCCTCACCGCACCAGCCGGAGCCTGATCCACCGATAGGCGAGCCCCACCCCGACGACGGCCAGCCCCACAATGGATCCCGGAGGCAGGGCGGCGACGAGCACGACGCACCCGACCGCGCCGGCGGCCGCCAGGGACCGCGGGTAGCGGCGGCGGTCGCGGGACTGCGTCCACGCCGATGCGTTCGCGATGAAGTAATAGAGCAGCACGCCGAAGCTCGAGAACCCGATGGCGCCGCGCAGGTCGGTGACCGAGACGAGGATGCACACGACCAGCCCGAGAACGAGCTCGGCCCGGTAGGGGACGCGGAACCGCGGATGCACGGCGGCGAGCCAGGACGGCAGGTCGCTGTTGCGCGCCATGGCGAGCGTGGTGCGGCCGATGCCCGCGATCATGGCGAGTAGAGCGCCGAGTGCCGCGGCGGACGCGCCGACGGCGACGACGACTCCCGGCCACGGAGCACCGGTCGTCTCGGCGACCGCGCTGAGCGGCGCCGCGCTGGAGGCGAGGCCGGCCGGACCCAGCGCGTGCAGGGCCGAGACGGCGACGAGGGCGTAGACGACGAGCGCGATGGTCAGCGCCGAGGTGATCGCTCGCGGGATGGTGCGGGAGGGGTCGATGACCTCCTCGCCCATCGTCGCCACCCGGGCGTAGCCCGCGAACGCGAAGAAGAGGAAGGCGGCCGACTGGAGCACACCGTACACGGTGACGGGCGCCCCTGGGAGGGACGCGGAGCCGGAGGTGTGCGTGAAACCCACGACCACGGCAACCGTCAGCGCGAGCAGCGAGACGACGACCAGGAGGCGCGTGACCAGTGCGGTGCGGATGACGCCGAGCGTGTTGACGACCGTCAGGGCGACGACGGCGAGGATCGCGACCGGCTTCACCCAGGCCGCGGGGACGGCGTAGGTGGCGAAGGTGATCGCCATCGCGGCGGAGCTGGCGGTCTTGCCGATGACGAAGGACCAGCCCGCGAAGAACCCGGGCCACTCTCCCAGGCGCTCACGGCCGTAGACGTACGTCCCGCCGGAAGTCG encodes the following:
- a CDS encoding transporter; translated protein: MTNGQLARRLTLGDAVVIGLGSMIGAGIFSAFAPAAAAAGAGLLIGLLIAGFIAFCNATSSAQLAAQYPTSGGTYVYGRERLGEWPGFFAGWSFVIGKTASSAAMAITFATYAVPAAWVKPVAILAVVALTVVNTLGVIRTALVTRLLVVVSLLALTVAVVVGFTHTSGSASLPGAPVTVYGVLQSAAFLFFAFAGYARVATMGEEVIDPSRTIPRAITSALTIALVVYALVAVSALHALGPAGLASSAAPLSAVAETTGAPWPGVVVAVGASAAALGALLAMIAGIGRTTLAMARNSDLPSWLAAVHPRFRVPYRAELVLGLVVCILVSVTDLRGAIGFSSFGVLLYYFIANASAWTQSRDRRRYPRSLAAAGAVGCVVLVAALPPGSIVGLAVVGVGLAYRWIRLRLVR